Genomic DNA from Dehalogenimonas lykanthroporepellens BL-DC-9:
CGGGGCACCCTTGAGCGGGGACTAATAGTTAACCGGGTTGCGTTGCCGCATGTTGTTGGAACCGTTGCCGATGGGTTCGTTGATATACACATCTCCATTGCGGATTTTTAGATTATACCCGCATTCCGGATTGGTGCAAACCCAGGCTTTATAATGGATGGCCGCGCCCTGATTGCCGAAGTCCGACAGCGGCACCAGGTCACCGGAT
This window encodes:
- a CDS encoding conserved hypothetical protein (KEGG: det:DET1457 hypothetical protein); translated protein: MEETRFPSCQVCKSGDLVPLSDFGNQGAAIHYKAWVCTNPECGYNLKIRNGDVYINEPIGNGSNNMRQRNPVNY